The Geobacter sp. AOG2 genome includes a window with the following:
- a CDS encoding TIGR04282 family arsenosugar biosynthesis glycosyltransferase: protein MTRGLIIFAREPLAGTVKTRLARDLGSHRAATDLYTAMLTDVLAAAVTLDDTRLLLFWALKNITTPAFPLLPRLEVFEQQGRDLGERMANAFGEALASGCETCCIIGSDAPDLPPEYILQAFGLLERNEAEAVFGPAVDGGYYLLGLRRFQQQLFEDIPWSSGEVLRTSLERARLGGLRTALLEPWRDIDTAEDLEAFLKRPTRDNAPRTLALAQCLRGDTTLCPTT, encoded by the coding sequence ATGACCAGAGGCCTGATTATCTTTGCCCGGGAACCGCTTGCTGGCACGGTAAAAACCCGCTTGGCCCGTGATTTGGGAAGCCATCGGGCCGCCACGGACCTGTATACCGCCATGTTGACCGATGTGCTGGCGGCAGCCGTCACCCTGGATGACACCCGCCTGTTGCTCTTCTGGGCGTTGAAGAACATCACTACTCCCGCGTTCCCCCTCCTGCCGCGACTGGAGGTGTTCGAACAACAGGGCCGGGACTTGGGTGAACGCATGGCAAACGCCTTTGGAGAAGCCCTGGCAAGCGGTTGTGAAACATGCTGCATCATCGGCAGCGATGCGCCCGACCTCCCACCCGAGTATATCCTGCAAGCATTCGGCCTTCTGGAGCGGAATGAAGCCGAGGCCGTCTTCGGCCCAGCCGTGGACGGCGGTTATTATCTGCTCGGCCTGCGGCGCTTCCAGCAGCAGCTGTTCGAGGACATCCCTTGGAGCAGCGGCGAGGTACTGAGGACCAGCCTGGAGCGGGCACGCCTCGGCGGGCTCAGAACCGCCCTTCTAGAGCCGTGGCGTGATATCGATACGGCAGAGGATCTGGAGGCATTCCTGAAACGACCGACACGCGACAACGCGCCGCGCACCTTGGCCTTGGCGCAATGCCTGAGAGGAGATACGACCCTATGTCCGACTACCTGA
- the folE2 gene encoding GTP cyclohydrolase FolE2, with protein sequence MPDMQKRPDHRRIPIAKVGVKDISYPIVVMDKNHSLQHTVARINMYVDLPHHFKGTHMSRFVEILNRHREHIGLDKLETILDEVKARLGSASAHMEIQFPYFIEKKAPVSGAKSLMEYSCEFKASMTDTLDFMLVVKVPLTSLCPCSKELSRAGAHNQRSVMTVQVRYREFIWIEDLVDLIEQCGSSPLYSLLKREDEKYVTEQAYDNPRFVEDMVREAYSRLAAVANIIWFSVEAENFESIHNHSAYAAVELDRRA encoded by the coding sequence ATGCCGGACATGCAGAAACGCCCCGACCACCGCAGGATACCCATCGCCAAGGTCGGCGTCAAGGATATCTCCTACCCCATCGTGGTGATGGACAAAAACCATTCGCTACAGCACACCGTGGCACGGATCAACATGTACGTGGACCTGCCCCACCACTTCAAGGGAACCCACATGAGCCGCTTTGTGGAGATCCTGAACCGCCATCGCGAGCATATCGGCCTGGACAAGCTGGAAACGATCCTGGACGAGGTCAAGGCCCGGCTCGGCTCCGCCAGCGCCCACATGGAGATCCAGTTCCCCTACTTCATCGAGAAAAAGGCCCCGGTCTCGGGTGCCAAGAGCTTGATGGAGTACAGCTGCGAATTCAAGGCGTCCATGACCGACACCCTGGATTTCATGCTGGTGGTCAAGGTGCCGCTCACCTCACTCTGCCCGTGCAGCAAGGAACTCTCCCGTGCTGGCGCCCACAACCAGCGTAGCGTCATGACCGTGCAGGTACGCTATCGGGAGTTCATCTGGATCGAAGACTTGGTAGATTTGATCGAGCAATGCGGCAGCAGCCCGCTCTACTCGTTACTCAAGCGTGAGGACGAGAAGTACGTCACCGAGCAGGCCTACGACAATCCACGCTTTGTGGAGGACATGGTCCGAGAAGCCTATTCCCGACTGGCAGCCGTGGCAAATATCATCTGGTTCTCGGTGGAGGCGGAAAACTTCGAGTCGATCCACAACCATTCGGCCTATGCCGCCGTGGAGCTTGACCGCAGGGCATGA
- a CDS encoding acylphosphatase — protein MNIRVSVTVFGRVQGVAFRHYTRLRAMELGVNGWVKNLSDGSVAGVFEGDENAVNSLVGWCRQGPPAAEVERLDLHREISTGEFEAFSIR, from the coding sequence ATGAATATCAGGGTTTCCGTCACGGTTTTCGGCCGTGTACAGGGGGTGGCGTTTCGTCACTACACCCGCCTGCGCGCCATGGAGCTTGGCGTCAACGGCTGGGTGAAGAACCTGTCGGACGGTTCGGTTGCCGGTGTGTTCGAGGGTGATGAGAACGCGGTGAATTCCCTGGTCGGCTGGTGCCGCCAGGGACCGCCCGCCGCCGAGGTGGAACGGCTCGACCTGCACCGGGAGATCTCCACCGGCGAATTCGAGGCGTTCTCCATCAGGTAG
- the yihA gene encoding ribosome biogenesis GTP-binding protein YihA/YsxC: protein MDVHQAEFIKSAVKPKDYPDTALPEVAFVGRSNVGKSSLINVLVNRKSLVRTSSTPGRTQLINFFDVNGRLVLVDLPGYGYAKAPPELRKQWQPMIETYLAERENLRAVVLILDIRRTPTDGDLNMLRWLETYGIPPIIVVTKCDKLSKNEQARQAGLIATVIGRSREELVPFSALSKVGREGVWRAVSELAGLDDTTT, encoded by the coding sequence ATGGATGTACACCAGGCAGAATTCATCAAAAGTGCGGTAAAACCAAAGGACTACCCGGATACGGCACTGCCCGAGGTGGCCTTCGTGGGCCGCTCCAATGTGGGCAAGTCGTCGCTGATCAACGTGCTGGTCAACCGCAAAAGCCTGGTGCGAACCAGTTCCACTCCCGGCAGGACCCAGCTGATCAACTTTTTCGACGTTAACGGCCGCCTTGTCCTGGTGGACCTGCCCGGTTACGGCTACGCCAAAGCGCCGCCCGAGTTGCGCAAACAGTGGCAGCCGATGATCGAGACCTATCTGGCCGAACGGGAGAATTTGCGGGCGGTGGTCCTGATCCTGGACATCCGCCGCACCCCCACGGATGGAGACCTCAATATGTTGCGCTGGCTGGAGACCTACGGCATCCCGCCGATCATCGTGGTGACGAAGTGCGACAAGCTCTCTAAAAACGAGCAGGCCCGCCAGGCGGGGCTGATTGCAACAGTGATCGGCCGCAGCCGGGAGGAACTGGTCCCTTTTTCGGCTCTGTCGAAGGTAGGGCGCGAGGGGGTATGGCGGGCGGTCTCCGAGTTAGCCGGCCTGGACGACACGACTACCTGA